The genomic interval CTTCGCCGCACTCAAATTACGGTAAAGGATTTGGAGAGCGAACATGTCGAATCCTGGTATGGTGACAAGTCTGAATTTAATGCGCAGGAACTTGAAACATACGCCAGCGCGACAGAAAGTAACAAGCAACTTGTAGCCGTGCTGCAAAACGGAACTTTGGTGAAATCTGAGTCGCAGGTTTCCGCTAAGTCACTGAACGGAATCTATGTCGAAAAGGCGGACGAGTTTGCACCCAAGATAAAGCAACCTAATTTGAATAAGAATGCTTCTGTAACATTGAAGGGACTTAGCCGAACATCCGTTGGTTTTGAATTGAAATCTACTGGCAAGGCTGTAATCACCATTATGGATGCCGATGGTGCCGTGGTTGCAACACTTGTTAGCGAGAATGCACGGCCCGGTTACAATTCCCTGAAATGGAATTCCGAAAATGTTCCGAGTGGTCGCTACATGGTGACTATTGAGCACAACG from Fibrobacter sp. UWP2 carries:
- a CDS encoding PDZ domain-containing protein, with the protein product MKKIGLKKIFISIALLTTSLLASESFGGIGVSIYQVRDGVKVAEVIPGTPAAETKLQANDVIIAVDGESLKGKSIEESKAKLRGQKNKPLEITFVSGVDTLSATLRRTQITVKDLESEHVESWYGDKSEFNAQELETYASATESNKQLVAVLQNGTLVKSESQVSAKSLNGIYVEKADEFAPKIKQPNLNKNASVTLKGLSRTSVGFELKSTGKAVITIMDADGAVVATLVSENARPGYNSLKWNSENVPSGRYMVTIEHNGSISGKNVVLK